In Euphorbia lathyris chromosome 9, ddEupLath1.1, whole genome shotgun sequence, the following are encoded in one genomic region:
- the LOC136206357 gene encoding nicotianamine synthase, with translation MVNQEEHTLIHKITNLYTQISSLKTLKPSKDVDTLFTNLVLTCIPTISIDVKNLPINLQSMRANLIKLCGEAEGHLEVHFSNILSSYEHPLDHLNLFPYYSNYLKLSHLEFSILSHHFPHHVPNKIAFIGSGPLPLTSIVLASKHLPNTSFHNFDVDSEANSMAIRLVSPDSDLKNRMFFHSTDVLDVGDEMKEFDVVFLAALVGMSKEEKVRVIDHLGKFMAPGGILMVRSAHGARAFLYPVVDPCCDLNGFEVISVFHPTDEVINSIIIARKLQSSSGDQQGVLVVPNNNNNNLILPSCCKCSEIHGFNPLNHGNMVEELTVEDRDGSMIH, from the coding sequence ATGGTTAACCAAGAAGAACACACCTTAATCCACAAAATCACCAATCTCTACACCCAAATCTCCTCCCTCAAAACCCTCAAACCCTCCAAAGATGTCGACACCCTCTTCACAAATCTCGTCCTCACCTGCATCCCCACAATCTCAATCGACGTCAAAAACCTCCCAATCAACCTCCAATCCATGAGAGCCAATCTCATCAAACTTTGCGGCGAAGCCGAAGGCCATTTAGAGGTCCATTTCTCAAACATTTTATCATCCTATGAACACCCTCTTGACCATCTCAATCTCTTCCCATATTACTCTAATTATCTCAAGCTGAGCCATCTCGAATTCTCTATCCTCTCTCACCATTTCCCCCACCACGTCCCGAACAAGATTGCCTTCATCGGCTCTGGTCCTCTCCCGCTTACTTCAATTGTTCTTGCTTCTAAACACCTGCCCAATACCTCTTTCCATAACTTTGACGTTGATTCGGAGGCGAATTCGATGGCGATTCGCCTGGTTTCGCCTGATTCGGACTTGAAGAATCGGATGTTTTTCCATAGTACTGATGTTTTGGATGTTGGGGATGAGATGAAGGAGTTTGATGTGGTTTTCTTGGCTGCTTTGGTTGGGATGAGTAAGGAGGAGAAAGTTAGAGTTATTGATCATTTGGGGAAATTTATGGCTCCTGGTGGGATTTTAATGGTGAGAAGTGCTCATGGTGCTAGAGCTTTTCTTTATCCTGTTGTTGATCCTTGTTGTGATTTGAATGGTTTTGAGGTTATTTCTGTTTTTCATCCTACTGATGAGGTTATTAATTCCATCATTATAGCCCGTAAACTTCAATCGAGTTCCGGTGATCAACAAGGTGTTCTTGTTGTtccgaataataataataataatcttatACTTCCGAGCTGTTGCAAGTGTTCGGAGATTCATGGTTTTAATCCGCTTAATCATGGGAACATGGTTGAGGAATTGACCGTTGAAGACAGGGACGGATCCATGATTCATTAA